In Rutidosis leptorrhynchoides isolate AG116_Rl617_1_P2 chromosome 2, CSIRO_AGI_Rlap_v1, whole genome shotgun sequence, one genomic interval encodes:
- the LOC139890873 gene encoding uncharacterized protein gives MAHFHLTSFILILISVTLAPSIMVDARKLLEAPELPEIPKPTIPELPKPVVPEIPKPTIPELPKPVVPEIPKPTLPELPKPVVPELPKPVIPEIPKPTLPEIPKPTIPELPKPTVPELPKPTAPEVSKPTVPEFTKDGVPELPTPTLPEIPKPTLPEIPKPVVPEIPKPVVPEIPKPVVPEIPKPAVPEISKPTFPEVPKPTIPEIPKPTLPEIPKPVVPEIPKPAVPEIPKPTLPDIPKPAVPEIPKPTLPEIPKPTVPEIPKPTLPEVPKPAVPEIPKPTLPEVPKPEVPEIPKPTLPEVPKPAVPDIPKPVLPEVPKPTLPNAPELPKDIPSLPHP, from the coding sequence ATGGCTCATTTTCACCTTACTTCCTTTATCCTCATACTAATTTCAGTCACTTTAGCACCGAGTATCATGGTTGATGCGCGTAAGCTTTTGGAGGCACCCGAGCTTCCCGAGATTCCAAAGCCCACCATACCCGAGCTTCCCAAGCCAGTAGTTCCTGAGATTCCAAAGCCCACCATACCCGAGCTTCCCAAGCCAGTGGTTCCCGAGATTCCAAAGCCCACCCTTCCTGAGCTTCCCAAGCCCGTCGTTCCTGAGCTACCTAAGCCCGTCATTCCTGAGATTCCGAAGCCCACCCTTCCTGAGATTCCGAAGCCCACCATTCCAGAACTTCCAAAGCCCACGGTTCCAGAGCTTCCAAAACCTACAGCTCCTGAAGTTTCAAAGCCCACGGTTCCGGAGTTTACGAAAGATGGAGTCCCCGAACTTCCCACTCCCACACTTCCTGAGATTCCCAAACCCACACTTCCCGAAATCCCAAAGCCCGTAGTTCCCGAGATCCCAAAGCCCGTAGTTCCCGAGATCCCAAAGCCCGTAGTTCCCGAAATCCCCAAACCTGCAGTTCCCGAGATTTCAAAACCAACATTTCCCGAGGTCCCAAAGCCCACTATTCCTGAAATTCCAAAACCTACGCTTCCCGAGATCCCAAAGCCCGTAGTTCCGGAAATCCCCAAACCCGCAGTTCCCGAGATTCCAAAACCTACGCTTCCCGATATCCCAAAGCCAGCAGTTCCCGAGATTCCAAAACCTACGCTTCCCGAGATCCCAAAGCCCACAGTTCCTGAGATCCCTAAACCGACACTTCCCGAGGTCCCAAAGCCCGCAGTTCCCGAGATCCCTAAACCGACACTTCCCGAGGTCCCAAAGCCCGAAGTTCCCGAGATCCCTAAACCAACACTTCCTGAGGTCCCAAAGCCCGCAGTTCCCGATATTCCAAAACCTGTACTTCCCGAGGTCCCAAAGCCCACATTGCCAAACGCTCCCGAGTTGCCAAAAGACATCCCGTCCCTTCCACATCCTTGA